In Nostoc sp. UHCC 0926, a single genomic region encodes these proteins:
- a CDS encoding 3-deoxy-7-phosphoheptulonate synthase translates to MHNTLFNSNIDNANIKNDRILLTPNEVKSKLPLTQLAEQRVLASRQEIEHILDFQDRRKFIVVGPCSIHDPKAALEYSERLKILSERVKDNLLLVMRVYFEKPRTTVGWKGLINDPDMDDSFHVENGLLIARNLLLKITELGLPAGTEALDPIIPQYISELITWSAIGARTTESQTHREMASGLSMPVGFKNGTDGNIQVALNALQSARNPHNFLGINQNGQVSVFQTKGNAYGHVILRGGTQPNFDPANVKLVEEKLKQANLPPRIVIDCSHGNTNKDYKLQGTVLENIIQQIVDGNTSIVGMMLESHLYEGSQSITGKQEELKYGISVTDKCIGWEETEKIILAAHEKLK, encoded by the coding sequence CAAATCAAAACTACCTTTAACACAATTAGCTGAACAAAGAGTTTTAGCATCTAGACAGGAAATAGAACATATCCTGGATTTTCAGGATCGCAGAAAATTTATAGTAGTTGGCCCATGCTCAATCCACGATCCAAAAGCAGCGCTCGAATATTCTGAGAGATTGAAAATATTGTCCGAGCGAGTTAAGGATAACTTGCTACTAGTTATGCGAGTGTACTTTGAAAAACCAAGAACAACTGTAGGCTGGAAAGGATTAATTAATGATCCAGATATGGATGATTCTTTCCATGTAGAAAATGGTTTGTTAATTGCCCGGAACCTGTTATTAAAAATTACAGAATTAGGATTACCTGCTGGCACAGAAGCACTAGATCCAATCATCCCTCAATACATTAGTGAACTGATTACATGGTCTGCCATTGGAGCACGCACGACCGAATCACAAACTCACCGCGAAATGGCAAGTGGGCTTTCGATGCCTGTAGGTTTTAAAAACGGTACAGACGGTAATATTCAAGTAGCTTTGAATGCCTTACAATCAGCTAGAAACCCGCATAATTTTCTGGGAATTAATCAAAACGGACAGGTCAGCGTATTTCAAACAAAAGGTAATGCCTACGGTCACGTAATTTTAAGGGGTGGTACTCAGCCCAACTTTGATCCAGCAAATGTCAAACTGGTAGAAGAGAAATTAAAACAGGCAAATTTACCACCGAGAATTGTGATTGACTGTAGCCACGGCAATACCAATAAAGATTACAAATTACAAGGTACTGTCTTAGAAAATATTATTCAGCAAATAGTGGATGGTAATACATCAATAGTTGGCATGATGTTGGAATCCCATTTGTATGAAGGTAGTCAATCAATTACTGGTAAACAAGAAGAATTAAAATATGGTATTTCTGTAACTGATAAATGTATTGGCTGGGAAGAAACTGAAAAAATTATTTTGGCTGCTCACGAAAAACTTAAGTAA